A window of Mobiluncus massiliensis genomic DNA:
CAGTTCCAGTCCGTCACTACGGTTTGCCAGAAGCCAGTGCCAGTGTTCAGCGGTGGTGAGCTGGGCATCCGCATCCCCAGAAGCCGCAGAAAGCTGGAAAGTTCCGCCAGCACGCAGCTGGCGATAGGTCGTGTTCAGAGAATCATCGGAGAAAGGGAAAGTCAGGGCGGCGGCAGGAGACGCCAGGGGAGTGACTCCGACCTGCTTATCAGTCAGAGAAAGCGCCCATTCAAGGTAGGCTGCGTCAGCCACTGTATTGCCCCTTTTGACCTGGTTTCTATCTGAATACTTACATGCAAATGCCATTTTAGGGCCTAGGATACTCTTCGAGCTTGTGACAGACCGGAAGGTAACAAATTGGTTAACTTTTTTTCGGCGCTTCTACTAAAGTAGAGATACCAAGATTTTTAAAGGAGGACGAAGTGTCGGAAACGAATCCAGGACCGGATCCTACTGAAACTGCAGTTTTTGGAGCTATCGGCAGTATTACTGAAACGGAACCAGAACTGGGTAAGCGAGTTTTGTCCTCCGCTGACGAGGAGGCCGTAGCGGCACTGCCTGCAGGTTCGGCACTGCTCATCGTGCAGCGTGGCCCTTCCGCGGGGGCGCGTTTCCTGCTCGATACTGACCGCATTACCGCCGGCCGGCATCCGAAGTCAGATATTTTCCTTGATGATGTGACGGTTTCTCGCCGGCACTGCGAGTTTATCCGTCAAGAAAACGGTTACCTGGTTCGCGATGTCGGCTCACTCAACGGTACCTATATTGACCGGGAAAGAGTGGAGTCTCACCTGCTGACACCGGGGGAGGAAGTCCAGATTGGCAAGTTTCGATTGGCTTACTACCCGGCGGTGAATTTTAAGCAATGAATCAGGCAGCCCGAAAAGTCAATGACGTTGACGGTTCGTGGCCTCCAGAGGTAAGCCATGAGCCGACTATGTCCATTGGACGAGTACACGAGATTATCGTGAAGGAATTTCCTTCGGTATCTCAGGCTAAACTGCGCAATTTTGAGAAGCACGGGATTGTTTGCCCGGCCCGGATGTCCAACGGTTACCGCGGTTACTCCCTGGCCGATTTAGAGCGCATTCGCTATGCCCTGAAAGCTCAGCGTGACAGTTACTTGCCGCTGAATCAGATTGGCGAAAATTTGCGGCTCTTGGATTTGGGGGAGGAGCCTCTCCCGGTGCAGCCGGTCATGCGGGTTGTGGCTTCGGAGGGCCAGGTGCGTCTGCCGAACCATTCCCGCATCTCGTTGCGAGATCTACTGGTTTATACCGGTGCTTCTGAGGAGCTGTTGGAAAAAGCGGTCAATGCCAAGCTGATTACCCCGGATTTTTCCTCCAGGTTTTCTTCCGGTGCGGTCGCGGTGGTACAGGCCTTGGAAGTCTTAGAGAAACAGGGTATCGAGCCGCGGAATTTACGCTCCGTTTACTCGGCTGTCAACGCAATTTTGGATTTGATTGACCGGGTGGTGGCTCCGGAACGGCAAAAGAACAACGCCGCCGCCAAGGATCGTGCCCAGGTGCGGGCGGTAGAACTTTCGGCGCAATTGCAGGCTTTAGCCGAGGCTTTGCTGGCTGTCGGAGTCGACGAGCTGTAGGCCTTCGCCACCGGGGAGGTAACTGTTTGTCTCCCCACCTACCTTGCACTTAAACTTTAAGTGCAAGGTTTGGGCGCGCCGCGCATTAGACCACGTTTCTATGGTGCATAATCTAAAATAGAAACACACTTGAACGGAGGTTGCCTTGGAAAAGCCAAGCAAGTCTGGAGTACCGCAGATAAAGCAGGGGATGCTGTTTGGTGAAACCCTGCCGGTCATCGACGAAGAAACCGGTTTTCGCGGACCGACTGCCTGCAAGGCAGCCGGAATCACTTATCGCCAGCTCGACTACTGGGCGCGCACCGGTTTGGTTGAGCCGTCCGTGCGCAACGCCCGCGGTTCGGGCTCGCAGCGTCTCTATTCTTTCCGGGACTGCCTGTTGCTCAAGGTCGTGAAGCGCCTGCTGGATACCGGCGTTTCGCTACAACAGATTCGCGTGGCCGTAGCAACCTTGTCCAAGATGGGGGTAGAGGACCTGGCGGGGATTACCCTCATGAGCGATGGCGCTTCGGTTTACGCATGTACTTCACAAGACGAAGTCATCGACTTGGTACAGGGCGGCCAGGGTGTGTTTGGTATTGCAGTGGGACGCGTCTGGCACGAAATTGAGGGTGAGCTGGCGCAGCTGCCTGTAGAGAACATCAATGACGACAACGTGGTAGTTCACGATGAATTGGCAGAGCGTCGCGCACGCCGCCGCCAAGTCAGCTAACAGATTTTTTCGCGCTCACCAGCGCGGTGCCAAAACTTTGGCATGACAGTGTCCCGGTCGGAGGTTAGGGAGATGCGTTCCGACCGGGACATTTTTGCACACGTATTGCGAGGGGATTGAGCGCAATATCACTGACATACGCAAAATGACATAATATATATTATCGGATTGCAGTGACCCGGCGAGAGAACACTACCAACGCTGCGGCACCGCTCTTGAGCAAAAATCCCCTAAATCGGTTAGAATAAACCGCTAAGCAAACAAGGAGGCACTAATCGTGGCTGATCGCGCACTACGCGGGATGCGTATGGGTTCCAATTCTCTTGAGTCCGAAGAAGGCGTCGTTTTTGTAGAGCGCCAAAACGTGGACTACACCTGCCCGGAAGGACACGCTTTCGATATTCCCTTCGCGATTGACGCTGAGGTACCAGACGCCTGGGATTGCCCGATTTGCTCCAAAACCGCGGTACGAAACGGCGTGGAAGACTTCCAAGAAGAAAACACCGCTAAACCGCAGCGCAACCACTGGGAGCATCTCATTGAACGGCGCACCGAGGAAGAGCTCCAGATTCTGTTAGACGAGCGCTTGGAGGCTTTGCGCTCCGGCCGGCGGCACTACGGACGTTAAAGCTCTCTCTGTTTCGTTATGACGTGTTTTCTCTCCTAGAAAAATGACATAACATTACGCCTGTTTGCGCAGTTCCCGTATCCGCCACTTGGCGACTTCTAGGAACGCTTCCTTGATGATTGACCCGCTCATTTTCGAAGTTCCTGCCCGGCGCTCCACAAAAGTGATGGGCACTTCCACAATCTTGCCCCCCGCCCGGCGCGTCCGCCAGGTCATCTCGATCTGGAAACCATACCCTTTTGATTCAATGACGTAACGTTGCAGTAAACGATTTAGGAAATCGACCCGGTAGACCCGAAAACCTGCTGTCGTGTCGGCTACGTCCAACCTCAGCACCGCATTGACATAAAAACTGCCCGCCCGACTCAGCAGCTGGCGCGACCTCGACCATCCCGCAGTCGCTCCCCCGCGCCGCCAGCGCGAACCGATGACCAGGTCGGGACGACCGCTACCGTGAGCTAGGGCCAACAAACGCGGTAAATCTGTGGGCTGGTGCGAACCGTCGGCATCGAATTCCCCCACCCAGGTAAATCCCTGGTCGTCCGCCCAGGCAAACGCCGCTAAATACGCCGGCCCCAAACCTTCCTTGCCCGCCCGGTGCAACACGTGAAGCTGCGGGCGGTCCGCGGCCAACGCGTCTGCCAGCTGACCCGTACCGTCAGGCGAGTTATCATCCACGATGAGGATGTGAATCCCCGGTGCTTGGGCCAAAACTTCCCCGATAATCCATTCCAAGTTTTCCCGTTCGTTATAAGTCGGGATGGCGATAACGGTTTTCGCATTGAGATTAGTGTTTTCCACGTTTCCAACTTTCTGTCAGAGCTAATAAAACTTGCAAAACCGCAGCCAGAACCACCAATACCAGCGATCCCAGCCCGAGCAGTCCACCGATGACGGTGGCGGGTGTAGTTCCGCTGCGTAGGGGAATGTCCGTAACGAAACTGCCGGCCGTAAAGTTCGGAATGACCCGGCCTGCAATCTGGCCGTGAGCATCAATCCGAGCGGTGGAATCCATGGTGGATACTTGAATAGTGTCCAAACCATGTTCGGCGGCGCGAAAGCGGGCGATGGCGAGTTGCTGGTCAGCTTCATCGGAAGAACCAAAGAACGAATTCGATGTCGGCACGTAGATGAAGTTCGCGCCGGTCACCGCTTGGCGCACCAGGTCATCATCGGCAATCTCGTAACAAATCGGGCTGGCCAAACGCGCATCTCGACCGGACAGCGAGACCTCGAGCTGGGCAACGCTTTCGCCAGCAACCAGATCCGTGGGAACCAGGGCGGCGAAAGTAGGAATGACAGTTGCAAAGAACTTGCGCCAGGGCAGGTACTCGCCGAAAGGAACCAGGTGTTTCTTGGCGTAAGTGTCTCGGGCCTCCCCGTTTTCCCACACCAAGATGGTGTTCTGCAGGGAAGTGGTGTCAACTTCTTTCCCGGCAAGGCTGGCGACCCCCGGTCCGCGCGGCCCGGCACCCAACGTTCCGGTGATGAGTGGAGCCTGGAAGGCTGCGGTGACTTCGTTCACCAGCGAGGCGGCACGAGGGCTGGTGCGCGGATCCACGTCTGCCGCGTTTTCTGCCCATAACACCACGTCGACGTGTTGAGCCGTCCGGTGACGCAAACGTAGAGACTCATCCACGTGGTTTTGCAGAACTTCATAGCGTTTTCCGAATGCTGTTTGCGGGTCACGGCCCGGCGTATTGCCTTGGACTGCTGCAGCCGTGACATGCCCGGTAATCTCAGGCAATGCGGGGTGTACCAAGGTGGGGAAAACGATAGCAGCCACCAGGGCGGCCAGCGACACAATTCGTAGGATCAAGCCGCGGTGTCGGCCCAGAAATTCCAGCGCGGCGGCGGCAATGAACACGCAGACCCCGCTGACCAGCGCACTGCCGCCCCACGGCGCCCACGCTAACAGCGGGGTATCAACCAGGGCAAAAGCAAGTTTTGACCAGGGAAAACCCCCGAAAGGTAGCAGGGCACGCAGCTGTTCCACCCCGACCCAAGCCAGCGGCGCCCAAACCAGCCGCGCCAGCCCAAACAAACGGGGAAACCGCGGGATGGCCTGTTCCCCGCGCACCCACACTTGTGCAAAGAAACAGATAAACAGCGTCTCGAGAAGGGTCAAGGCAATCCACGGCAGGGACGAACCGGCGGAAACCCCGGTCCAGGTCAACTGCGGACCGAAAAAACCGAGCCCCCATACTGCGGACACCAACAGAACCCGGCGCCCAAGTTTGCCGCTCCTATACTGCCAGCGCAAAGTGCCCAGCAGAATCATGACGGAAGGAATGAGTAACGGCCACAGGTTCCAGTGCGGGAAAGCGAGAGCTCCGGCCACTCCCCCTAAGAAAGCCAGGGGCAGAGCTATCAGAAGTCCCACGTCACCACTCCCCGCTTGACTT
This region includes:
- a CDS encoding FHA domain-containing protein, which encodes MSETNPGPDPTETAVFGAIGSITETEPELGKRVLSSADEEAVAALPAGSALLIVQRGPSAGARFLLDTDRITAGRHPKSDIFLDDVTVSRRHCEFIRQENGYLVRDVGSLNGTYIDRERVESHLLTPGEEVQIGKFRLAYYPAVNFKQ
- a CDS encoding MerR family transcriptional regulator; protein product: MNQAARKVNDVDGSWPPEVSHEPTMSIGRVHEIIVKEFPSVSQAKLRNFEKHGIVCPARMSNGYRGYSLADLERIRYALKAQRDSYLPLNQIGENLRLLDLGEEPLPVQPVMRVVASEGQVRLPNHSRISLRDLLVYTGASEELLEKAVNAKLITPDFSSRFSSGAVAVVQALEVLEKQGIEPRNLRSVYSAVNAILDLIDRVVAPERQKNNAAAKDRAQVRAVELSAQLQALAEALLAVGVDEL
- a CDS encoding MerR family transcriptional regulator, which produces MLFGETLPVIDEETGFRGPTACKAAGITYRQLDYWARTGLVEPSVRNARGSGSQRLYSFRDCLLLKVVKRLLDTGVSLQQIRVAVATLSKMGVEDLAGITLMSDGASVYACTSQDEVIDLVQGGQGVFGIAVGRVWHEIEGELAQLPVENINDDNVVVHDELAERRARRRQVS
- a CDS encoding RNA polymerase-binding protein RbpA: MADRALRGMRMGSNSLESEEGVVFVERQNVDYTCPEGHAFDIPFAIDAEVPDAWDCPICSKTAVRNGVEDFQEENTAKPQRNHWEHLIERRTEEELQILLDERLEALRSGRRHYGR
- a CDS encoding polyprenol monophosphomannose synthase — protein: MENTNLNAKTVIAIPTYNERENLEWIIGEVLAQAPGIHILIVDDNSPDGTGQLADALAADRPQLHVLHRAGKEGLGPAYLAAFAWADDQGFTWVGEFDADGSHQPTDLPRLLALAHGSGRPDLVIGSRWRRGGATAGWSRSRQLLSRAGSFYVNAVLRLDVADTTAGFRVYRVDFLNRLLQRYVIESKGYGFQIEMTWRTRRAGGKIVEVPITFVERRAGTSKMSGSIIKEAFLEVAKWRIRELRKQA
- the lnt gene encoding apolipoprotein N-acyltransferase, which codes for MGLLIALPLAFLGGVAGALAFPHWNLWPLLIPSVMILLGTLRWQYRSGKLGRRVLLVSAVWGLGFFGPQLTWTGVSAGSSLPWIALTLLETLFICFFAQVWVRGEQAIPRFPRLFGLARLVWAPLAWVGVEQLRALLPFGGFPWSKLAFALVDTPLLAWAPWGGSALVSGVCVFIAAAALEFLGRHRGLILRIVSLAALVAAIVFPTLVHPALPEITGHVTAAAVQGNTPGRDPQTAFGKRYEVLQNHVDESLRLRHRTAQHVDVVLWAENAADVDPRTSPRAASLVNEVTAAFQAPLITGTLGAGPRGPGVASLAGKEVDTTSLQNTILVWENGEARDTYAKKHLVPFGEYLPWRKFFATVIPTFAALVPTDLVAGESVAQLEVSLSGRDARLASPICYEIADDDLVRQAVTGANFIYVPTSNSFFGSSDEADQQLAIARFRAAEHGLDTIQVSTMDSTARIDAHGQIAGRVIPNFTAGSFVTDIPLRSGTTPATVIGGLLGLGSLVLVVLAAVLQVLLALTESWKRGKH